In Campylobacter sp. RM16187, the DNA window TCGGGATGCGACGGATACTTTTGCTACTATGGCGAAGGATTGCGCGCCACTTTGACCGCCAAATATAGATGGTAAGCTTAATTGTCAAAGGGTATTTATATCCTTTGACAATACTACAAAAAATAAATTCATCCGATTTTTAATTCTAATCAATTTTGGAATAAATTTTGCATATACTTTAGAAGTTAAAATCTAAAAGGGAAAGTTATGCAAACCGCAGGAAATAATATCCTATCCTTTGACGCTAGTATAGCTGGCGGTATCAAACAACAAACAAATACCAATAAAAGCGATGAAGACAGTGGTGAATTTTTGTCTATGGTTCTTGAGGCTGCGGCTAATAAAGGTGAAAATTTAAGTGAAAGAGATCTAAAAGATATAGCCAATTCCGTAAATATGTCTGCTCAAAAAAAGAGTCAAGCCAAACAAAACAAAGAGATTATAAACGCAAAGGAAATTTTAGGAGAAGATACGGCTTCGGGGCTTTTTGAAAATGCTACTTTTATGCAGCTTTTACAAATTTTAGAGATGTTAAACGGTGGAGAAAAGATAAGTAAATTTCCAAATTTTAGCACTCAACTTGCAAAGGTTTTATCTGTCGAAAGCAATATAAATGAGCTGAAAAACGCTAAAAATATAAAAGAACTTATCCATATAGCCAAAAAGCTAAATTTAGGGCTTGAAAAGATAACTATCACAAAAGAGCAGACCGGTGAACTAAATGCAAAATTTCCAAATTTGGCAAAAAACAGTTTTTTTACGACAATAATTCCTCAAAAGCAGTTATTTAGCGCTGATTTAAAAGCAAAAATAGAAGATGAGATTGAGCTCACAAGAAGTATCGATGAAACTACAAAATTAAATAGACTACTGAAAGAGATTTCTAAGGATATGGGCGATGAGGCTAAATCCAATTTGTTACAAGATAAGCAGATGCTAAAAAATAGTGAAACCTTAAAGGATGTTCGGGTTTTACAGTCCCAAAATCAACTCTCAAATGAAAATTTGAACAAAAGCGTAGCCTCAAATGAAACCATAAAAGAGGCAATTTCTCAAAATACTCAAAAAGAGTTTACAAAAACAGATCTGATTAAAAATGAGAATTTAAAAGGAGATGAGAAAAATTTAAACTCAAGCAAGATAAATTTACAAACCCTGCTCTATCCAGAAAAAGAACAAAGCGAAGCTAGCGGCGAACAAAATAGCCAAAATAGCGAAAGCGAGCTAAATTCGATGGTGCGCGAGATAATGCAAAACGCAAGAAGTCAGAGTAAAAATTTACAGCTTGTAAGGCAGACCTTTGATAATTTCAATACCACTCTAAAAGAGCAAGTAGATGCTTATAAATCGCCATTTATGAGGTTTAATATAACTCTTAATCCTCTAAATTTGGGCGAAGTTGAGATCACGATGGTGAATCGCGGAAACAATCTGCATATAAATTTTAACTCCACAACTCAGACCATGAATCTATTTTTGCAAAATCAGGCGGAATTTAAAGCCAGCCTAGTAAATATGGGCTTTACTGAGCTTGAGATGAATTTCAGCGATCAAAATCATAAAAGAGAGCAAGGAAGCAAGGCATATAAGGGATCAAATTTTAGTGATAGCGAAGAGATACAGATAGCGGAACAGCCTTTGCTTGAAATCGTATTGCCAAGATACATATAAGAATTTAAAAGGATAAAAATATGGCCATAAACACAAATAATAAAATACCTACAAACGAATTTACAGTTGATAAACTAAAGGCAAAAAAAGAGGCTGAAGCTCTAGCTAAAGCTGATGGCACAAACCCCGGCGCACAGCTTGATAAGGATGCTTTTATGAAGCTTTTACTAACAGAACTTCAGTATCAAGATCCCACAAGTCCGATGGATAGCGAAAAGATGCTAACTCAAACCTCGCAGCTTGCTACACTTGAAACTCAAGAGAATACAAACCAGATGATGAAAAAATTAGCCGAGCAGCTAAAGGCTAGCACAAGTATGTATGCGGTTTCCGCTCTTGGCAAAATGGCTACTTTGGGCGAAAGCTCCATAATCAAAGAAGATGGCATGTCTACTATAACCTCGATGGCGTTTTTAGAAGCGGACGGCAAAACAGGAACTATAAAAATAAAAAACACAGACGGACAAATTATCAGAAAGATAGAATTCGGAAATGCGAAGGCTGGTATTATGGAGTTTGAATGGGACGGCAAAGATCAATCCGGCAACGAAGTAAAAGCCGGAGTTTACGGAGTGGAGATAAGCTATCAGGATAAAGATGGTAAAGAACACAATTCTAGCATAGGCAAGTATCCTGTGGAGGGGATCAAATTTGTTAACGGAGAGGCTCAGATAAAAGTAGGCGGACTATATGTCGCAATGGATAAGATTAGGGAATTTACAGAGCCAACCAAAAAAGAGGGATAAGTCATGATAAGAGGTTTTTACAACGGTATAAGCGGGATTAAAACTCATAGCTTCGGTATGGATGTATGGGCAACCAATATCTCTAATATAAATAACGTAGGATTTACCGCCTCTATTCCAGAGTTTAAAAACACTTTTTATCAAAGTCTCGCCAATGCGGGAAATAATCCTACTACAGATCAAGTAGGGCTCGGCTCTATGGGTGCTACGACAGCTCTTAGCTTTTATAAACAAGGCTCAATGATGCCTACCGATAATAAACTTGATATGGCTATACAAGGCGAAGGATTTTTCGGGGTTTTAGATAGTAACGGAGAGACATACTACACAAGAGCCGGTTCGTTCGGCGTAGATAAAGATGGATATTTAGTAGATAACGAGGGAAGATATGTAATGGGTACTCAAAATACCCTTTCAAAAGCCACTCCAAGTAAAAACGCTCTGCAAATTTTTGGCAAGACAAATTCGGCAACACCATATCTTGACGCCTATACCTTAAGCGAACTTGGCGATCTTGATTTAGGAGAGATAGACTCTCAAAGCAAAATAAAGCTTCCGGATTTTTTATATCTTCCGGCTAAGGACACTACAAACGTATCTTATAAAGGCAATCTAAATTCGGAAAGCATAAGAGAACAAGTAGAGATCGCAATAGACGAGAAGAGCTATACAAGCGTTTTAGACGAAGAAAATAAAAGAATAAATTTAAACGGACAAATCACTCCAAACGAAACCATATTTGAACCAAAAGAAGGAAATATGGTAAAAGTAAATTTAACCGATGCAAACGGAGTTAAAACAACACTAATAGGCACGATTGACAAAGACGGAAACTGGAAGATAGATGAGCTTTTGCCATCAACTTTTGATCTAACTAAACCGCTTAACATATCAGCCACTCTTACCACAACTCAAGAGAAGGCAAATCAAGAGAAATTTGCAACCGAGCTATACGTCAAAAACGGTGACAAAAACTTACTTACAATAGATTTCACCAAACGCCTTCCAGCAACTGGAAATTCAACTATTTGGGATGCTGTGGCTACAGTTACGGCGCCTGATAAAAGCGTGATTTCAATCTCAAAAGGCACATTAGCCTTTGGCGAAAACGGAACTTTGGTAGAAAATACATTAGGTGATATAAAAAACGGCGAAATACCATTAAAAATTGACTTTGGCTCACAGACTCCAGCCGGATATTCAGGGCTTACAAGCACTCCAAATCCAAAAACCTTATCGGTAACAAAAG includes these proteins:
- the fliK gene encoding flagellar hook-length control protein FliK translates to MQTAGNNILSFDASIAGGIKQQTNTNKSDEDSGEFLSMVLEAAANKGENLSERDLKDIANSVNMSAQKKSQAKQNKEIINAKEILGEDTASGLFENATFMQLLQILEMLNGGEKISKFPNFSTQLAKVLSVESNINELKNAKNIKELIHIAKKLNLGLEKITITKEQTGELNAKFPNLAKNSFFTTIIPQKQLFSADLKAKIEDEIELTRSIDETTKLNRLLKEISKDMGDEAKSNLLQDKQMLKNSETLKDVRVLQSQNQLSNENLNKSVASNETIKEAISQNTQKEFTKTDLIKNENLKGDEKNLNSSKINLQTLLYPEKEQSEASGEQNSQNSESELNSMVREIMQNARSQSKNLQLVRQTFDNFNTTLKEQVDAYKSPFMRFNITLNPLNLGEVEITMVNRGNNLHINFNSTTQTMNLFLQNQAEFKASLVNMGFTELEMNFSDQNHKREQGSKAYKGSNFSDSEEIQIAEQPLLEIVLPRYI
- a CDS encoding flagellar basal body rod modification protein, with translation MAINTNNKIPTNEFTVDKLKAKKEAEALAKADGTNPGAQLDKDAFMKLLLTELQYQDPTSPMDSEKMLTQTSQLATLETQENTNQMMKKLAEQLKASTSMYAVSALGKMATLGESSIIKEDGMSTITSMAFLEADGKTGTIKIKNTDGQIIRKIEFGNAKAGIMEFEWDGKDQSGNEVKAGVYGVEISYQDKDGKEHNSSIGKYPVEGIKFVNGEAQIKVGGLYVAMDKIREFTEPTKKEG
- a CDS encoding flagellar hook protein FlgE; amino-acid sequence: MIRGFYNGISGIKTHSFGMDVWATNISNINNVGFTASIPEFKNTFYQSLANAGNNPTTDQVGLGSMGATTALSFYKQGSMMPTDNKLDMAIQGEGFFGVLDSNGETYYTRAGSFGVDKDGYLVDNEGRYVMGTQNTLSKATPSKNALQIFGKTNSATPYLDAYTLSELGDLDLGEIDSQSKIKLPDFLYLPAKDTTNVSYKGNLNSESIREQVEIAIDEKSYTSVLDEENKRINLNGQITPNETIFEPKEGNMVKVNLTDANGVKTTLIGTIDKDGNWKIDELLPSTFDLTKPLNISATLTTTQEKANQEKFATELYVKNGDKNLLTIDFTKRLPATGNSTIWDAVATVTAPDKSVISISKGTLAFGENGTLVENTLGDIKNGEIPLKIDFGSQTPAGYSGLTSTPNPKTLSVTKDGAMEGIIKEYHTNSSGNILASFSNGGVLSVAKLALYHFQNDQGLTKLGDNIYAKSANSGDAIFYKNAEGKTTYGSKIASNMLEMSNVNLAQALTEIIAIQKAYDANAKSITTSDDLIKTAINLKR